The sequence CGGAGAAGTCGCACGGCACGACGTAGGCGCCGCTGCGCGCGAACGGCAGCGAGGAGGTGCCCGTACCGGCCGCGAGGTCGAGCACCCGCTCGGCGGGCCGGGCGGCCACCGCACGGTCCACCTCCTTGCGCCACAGCCGCGCCTGCCCCAGGGACAGCACATCGTTGGTGAGGTCGTACCGTGCCGCCACGTCGTCGAACATCGCGGCGACTTCGTGCGGCTGCTTGTCCAGGGATGCTCGGGTCACCCGGCCATTGTCCACCGTGCCGGGGGCCGCGCCCGCACCGGGCACGGCCCGGCACGCCCGCCGTCAGCGGCGGCGGTACACCAGGCGGCCGGCGAGGACGGTGGCCAGGCACGTTCCGGCCCCGTGCAGCCGTAGCGCGCGGGCCGGCAGCTCGTCGACCGGGACGTCGAAGACCGCGAGATCCGCCGGCCGGCCCTCGGCGAGGTCGCCGCCCAGCACGGCGCTCAGCGGCTGCACGGCAAAGACGTCGAGTGTGGCCGCGGCTTCGTGCCCTTCCCGTGGAGCGCACACGCGCAGGCCGGAGCGCGCCACGGCCGTGCGCACCGGCGTCCGGCGGAAGGGCCCGGCCACCGCGGTCGTGCCGTGCTGGAGCATGCGCTGCAAGCCGCGCCGGGCGCTCGCCCCCCAGCGCGCATCGTCCATCGGGAGCGCCGCGAGCGCGTCGCCGGTGAGCGGTTCGGTGCCCAGCTCGTCGGCCTCCCGCGGATCCGGGTGGTAGGCCGCTTCGAGCAGCGCCGCCGCCTGGTGATTGACCAGCCCGGGCGTCATCAGCCCGGGCCAGCGCCGCACCCTGGCCTGCGGCCACGCGGCCGTCATCCGCTCCAGCGTCCCGACGCCCGCGATCGCACCGCCGTCGACGGCCACGGCGTCACACCGCGGACCGGCCCCGAACACCGCGTCGGCTGCGTGAATCGTCAGCACGGCCGCTCAGCTCACTTCCGACGCCGCCCGCAGGGCGCTCAGTTGGCCTCGACGAGCTTCAGCTCCGGATGCGCCGTGCCGCCCTCGATCGCCGTCGACGACAGATGCGAGACGACCTTGTCGTCGACCGGGTCGTTGGCCGGATCGTCGTGGACGAGCAGGTGCTCGTACGTGGTCGCGCGCTGCGCCGGGACCCGGTCCGCCTTGCGGATCAGGTCGATGATCTCCATGCGGTTGGAGCGGTGCTTGGCGCCGGCGGAGGAGACGACGTTCTCCTCCAGCATGATCGAGCCCAGGTCGTCCGCGCCGTAGTGCAGCGACAGCTGGCCGATCTCCTTGCCGGTGGTCAGCCACGAGCCCTGGATGTGCGCGACGTTGTCGAGGAAGATCCGGCCGATGGCGATCATGCGCAGGTACTCGAAGAGGGTGGCCTGCGTCTGGCCCTTCAGGTGGTTGTTCTCCGGCTGGTAGGTGTACGGGATGAAGGCGCGGAAGCCGCCCGTACGGTCCTGGACGTCCCGGATCATCCGCAGGTGCTCGATCCGCTCGGCGTTGGTCTCGCCGGTGCCCATGAGCATGGTGGAGGTGGACTCGACACCCAGCTTGTGGGCCGCCTCCATGATCTCCAGCCAGCGCTCGCCGGACTCCTTCAGCGGCGCGATGGCCTTACGGGGACGGGCGGGCAGGAGCTCGGCGCCGGCACCCGCGAAGGAGTCCAGGCCCGCGGCGTGGATGCGCGAGATCGCCTCCTCGGCCGACACCTTGGAGATCCGCGCCATGTGCTCGATCTCGGAGGCCCCGAGGGAGTGGATGACCAGCTGCGGGAACGCCTTCTTGATGGCGGAGAAGTGCTCTTCGTAGTACTCGACGCCGTAGTCCGGGTGGTGGCCGCCCTGGAACATGATCTGGGTGCCGCCCAGTTCGACCGTCTCCGCGCAGCGGCGCAGGATGTCGTCGAGATCGCGGGTCCAGCCCTTGGCGGTGTCCTTGGGCGCGGCGTAGAAGGCGCAGAACCTGCAGGCCGTCACGCACACATTGGTGTAGTTGATGTTGCGCTCGATGATGTACGTCGCGATGTGCTCGGTGCCGGCGTAGCGGCGGCGGCGCACGGCGTCGGCGGCCTGGCCCAGCGCATGCAGCGGAGCGGAGCGGTACAGGTCGAGCGCTTCCTGTGGCGTGATGCGGCCGCCCTGGGCGGCGCGGTCGAGTACGGACTGGAGGTCGGCGTTCTCGGTCACCGGGGCGTCCCTTTCGCAGGCGGGCATCACGAACTGAACCAGCGTACGTCAGGGGTACGACAGCGCCGTCGCCGGTCAGCCGGGCGGGCGGGGTTCCGGCGGCGCCCGGGGCCGGCGCCGGTCGGCGAGCGGACAGTGCCCAGCGGTCTGCAGCCGGACAGCGCCCGGGGAACGAAGACGCGACAGCGCCCGGAGCTGGAGACGGGACAGCGCATGGCGGCGGCGGCCCCTGCCCGTCCCGGCCGCGCCTCAACGCTTGGTCAATGTCGCCTTCGGCGTGCCGCCCGCGTCGTCCTGCGAGGAGAAGCCGAGCGTGCCGTCCTTGCCGAGCGCGTACGTCACACGGGACTTGTTGCCCGTACAGCCGGGCCCCTGCCTGCCGTCCGGCCGTTCCATGAGCACCAGCCGCCGCGCCGTGGCCGACTCCAGCTTCGCCTTCGCCTGACACTTCACCAGCACCGCGTCATAGGTGGTGTGGATGACGTAATCGCCTTTGCCGCCGGGCTTGATGACGCTGGTGATCGTGCCGTTGGGGATGCCGTGCACCGTGGTGACGCTGCCCGTCCAGGTGCCGAGGAAGGCCTTGGCCACCGTGGCGTGCCCGGCCGCGTCCCCCGGTCCGGTGGGCCGGGACGTCGGCGCATCGCCGGCCGGCGGCCTGGCGCCCGGCTGCGCCCTGTTGTCCGTGCCGCCGTCTCCACCCGGCATCAGATGGAAGACGAACCCGGCCGTCGTGGCGGCGGCGAGCGCACCTGCCACCGACAGCACCAGCGTGCAGCTCATCCGCCGCGGCCGGCCCGGGCCGCCGGCCGCGGCGGACAACGCGATCCGCCGCTCCTTGGGGGCGGCAGGCGGCGCCCCGGTGGGCAGGTCGGCGATGCCGGAGGCGGACGGCGGACGGTCCGGGCCGGTGGCCGCGGGGTGGCCGGCACCGGCCGTCGCAGGATGGCTGCAGGCCGTCGCGGGGTGCCCGTGACCGGCAGCCGCGGAGGACGCCGCGGCCCCGGCCACAGGCCAGGACGGCGGCTGCGACGGAGGGCCGGGCGGCTGACCGGGGAGGCCGGCGGCGCCCGGCGGCGGCCCGGGCGGCCCGGCCGGAAGCGGACTCTCGAACGGCACCAGCCCGGACGGCGCGCCGTGGGAGGGATCTATCGCCGCATATGAGGGATCCGGCGGCCCGAACGCCCCGCCCGGAGACGTTCCCGCCCCACCCGTCGATACCCCTGCCGCGCCCCCGGCTTCCGCCGTCCCCTCCCCCGCATCCAGGTTCAGCAGCTCCACCGCCTGCCGGCTGACCCGCTCGACCAGCGGGCCGGGCAGCCACCCGGCCCGCACCAGACCCGTCGCGCCCCCGCTCCCCTCCCCCGCGAGACAAGCCGCCAACGCCTCCGGGACGGGCCGGGCCGCAGGGTCCTTGGCAAGCGCGCCGGCCACCGACTCCCGCAGGTCGCCGCTGAGCCGGGAGCCCAACTCGGGCTCCTCGTGCACGACCTTGTAGAGCAGGGCAGCGGAGGAATCACCCGAGAACGGACTGAGGCCGGTCGCCGCAAAAGCCAGCACCGCACCGAGCGAGAAGACATCCGCGGCGCCCGTGGCCGCCTTGTCCAGGATCTGCTC is a genomic window of Streptomyces sp. Edi2 containing:
- the mqnC gene encoding cyclic dehypoxanthinyl futalosine synthase, with translation MTENADLQSVLDRAAQGGRITPQEALDLYRSAPLHALGQAADAVRRRRYAGTEHIATYIIERNINYTNVCVTACRFCAFYAAPKDTAKGWTRDLDDILRRCAETVELGGTQIMFQGGHHPDYGVEYYEEHFSAIKKAFPQLVIHSLGASEIEHMARISKVSAEEAISRIHAAGLDSFAGAGAELLPARPRKAIAPLKESGERWLEIMEAAHKLGVESTSTMLMGTGETNAERIEHLRMIRDVQDRTGGFRAFIPYTYQPENNHLKGQTQATLFEYLRMIAIGRIFLDNVAHIQGSWLTTGKEIGQLSLHYGADDLGSIMLEENVVSSAGAKHRSNRMEIIDLIRKADRVPAQRATTYEHLLVHDDPANDPVDDKVVSHLSSTAIEGGTAHPELKLVEAN
- a CDS encoding serine/threonine-protein kinase, producing the protein MEALAADDPRVLGGYRLLRRLGAGGMGRVYLGRSAGGRTVAVKVVHAHFAADDQFRARFRREIESARRVGGAWTAPVLDADPDAAVPWVATGYAAGPSLAQAVADFGPLAEHSVRALGAGLAEALAAVHALGLVHRDVKPSNVLLTLDGPLLIDFGIARAMAGTASLTSTGVSVGSPGYMAPEQILDKAATGAADVFSLGAVLAFAATGLSPFSGDSSAALLYKVVHEEPELGSRLSGDLRESVAGALAKDPAARPVPEALAACLAGEGSGGATGLVRAGWLPGPLVERVSRQAVELLNLDAGEGTAEAGGAAGVSTGGAGTSPGGAFGPPDPSYAAIDPSHGAPSGLVPFESPLPAGPPGPPPGAAGLPGQPPGPPSQPPSWPVAGAAASSAAAGHGHPATACSHPATAGAGHPAATGPDRPPSASGIADLPTGAPPAAPKERRIALSAAAGGPGRPRRMSCTLVLSVAGALAAATTAGFVFHLMPGGDGGTDNRAQPGARPPAGDAPTSRPTGPGDAAGHATVAKAFLGTWTGSVTTVHGIPNGTITSVIKPGGKGDYVIHTTYDAVLVKCQAKAKLESATARRLVLMERPDGRQGPGCTGNKSRVTYALGKDGTLGFSSQDDAGGTPKATLTKR